Sequence from the Chitinophagales bacterium genome:
ATGCTGTTTCTAAAAGATAATTCACTCCTACACTGCCCCCTGTACCGACCTTCATGCCTATCACACGCTTGACCATTTGAGAATGTCTAAAACGCCACAAGGTCAAGAATTCATCTAATTCGGAAATTTTTTCTAGGATTTGATATGGCATTTGAAGTATGGGATATTCTCGGTATAGAGATATAAATAGAGCGGCTATCATAGATTTATACGATAGTTTCACCTCACCTTTTTCATATCGTTCTTGATAGTTTTTTTCATCAAAAATATTTTTGTAGAACGTATCTGCATCACCTAGCATGCGCATGCGCACTTCTTTGTGTGCATCACTAAGAAAGGTCGTTTCTTGAATATTTTTCTTTTCTAAAGCAATCATATCTTCAAGCGATTTTTTATAGGCTGATATAAAATCAAAATCACCAAACTGAATAAAAGGAGTGCGTGATAGCCACTTATCAATGAGTTGTAACAAGGATTCCGAATTTTCTAAACGCTCTAACTCTGCCTTTTGTTCTTCATCGAAAAAAGTGGTATAATGATGCCCACCATAGGTGATTCTATTTTCATTTTTCAAACCTAGCATGACCTCCGTGATACGAAACTGATAACTCTGAAAGCCTGAAGCTGGCGATAAATAATTTCTAAATTCTAAAAAATCCATTGGCGTCATCGTCTCTAATACTTCTAGCTGTTTGACCATCAATTTCACTATCTGATTGCAGCGATGAAGCAGGTGATTTGCCTTAGAAATATTCACATCACTCACTTCTTCTTTAAAGAAAAAAGCAATATGCTTGATTTCATGAATTAACTGTTTAAACCATAATTCATAGGCTTGATGCGTGATGATAAACAACATTTCATCGTGCGCCTCTTCTCCAAACTCGAGTGAACGCGGGTGCTGAGCTTCTGTGATTTTATCTAGTTCTAAATATTTAGCATAGTGAATAGCAGCGTATTTTTTGCTCATATTTTATTTTTGATGTGATTATTTGACGATGTGATGATATGAAGATGTGATTATAAGTTAGAAGTTAGATATTAGATTATATATATATTTATTCATGCATAAATTACGTTGACCATTTTTGAACTTTAATTATGATAGTTTAATTCTTTCAACTTTACACTTTAAACTTTCAACTTTACACTAAATAAACTACTTCGCAAACAGAGATTGAATAAATGCCTTCTTATTAAACAACTGCAGTTGCTCGATTTTTTCTCCTACTCCGATATATTTTATTGGCACCTTGAACTGATCTGAAATAGAAATAGCAATACCTCCTTTAGCAGTTCCATCTATCTTGGTCAGCGCTATGGCATTGACCTGCGTAGCTGCAGTAAACTCTTTTGCCTGATTTAAGGCGTTTTGACCTGTGCTGGCATCCAGTACAAGCAGCACTTCATGCGGTGCATTAGGTATGACCTTAGACATGGTATTTTTAATCTTTGTCAATTCTTGCATCAAACCATGCTTGGTATGCAAGCGACCTGCTGTATCGAATAACACGATATCCATATCTTTTGCTTTCGCACTTTGCATTGTGTCAAATGCTACTGAGCTGGGGTCAGCATCCTGCCCTTTATCTACAATAGGCACATCGCTGCGCTCTGCCCATATTTTTAACTGATTGACTGCGGCTGCTCGAAACGTATCGCCAGCGCCTAATAGCACCTTTTTACCAGCCTGCTTATATTGATGCGCTAGCTTGCCTATAGTCGTAGTCTTGCCTACGCCATTGACGCCTACCACCATGATTACATAAGGTTTTTCGCTGGTGTTCGGCACGAAATCTTGAATATCGTCCGTATTATTTTCATACATCAAACGGGCGATTTCGTCCTCTAATACCTTATACAATTCTTCTTCCCCAAAATATTTTTCTTCATTGATTCGCGCTTCTAATCTATCTATAATTTTGACGGTAGTCTGCAAACTCACATCG
This genomic interval carries:
- the ftsY gene encoding signal recognition particle-docking protein FtsY, with the protein product MAFLDYFKKDKKEDLDKGLDQTKKSFFSKITKAIAGKSAINVSVLDDIEEALITSDVSLQTTVKIIDRLEARINEEKYFGEEELYKVLEDEIARLMYENNTDDIQDFVPNTSEKPYVIMVVGVNGVGKTTTIGKLAHQYKQAGKKVLLGAGDTFRAAAVNQLKIWAERSDVPIVDKGQDADPSSVAFDTMQSAKAKDMDIVLFDTAGRLHTKHGLMQELTKIKNTMSKVIPNAPHEVLLVLDASTGQNALNQAKEFTAATQVNAIALTKIDGTAKGGIAISISDQFKVPIKYIGVGEKIEQLQLFNKKAFIQSLFAK